From the genome of Triticum aestivum cultivar Chinese Spring chromosome 3B, IWGSC CS RefSeq v2.1, whole genome shotgun sequence, one region includes:
- the LOC123064248 gene encoding myc-associated zinc finger protein — protein sequence MPCPRPAVLLSAAAWLWLFLSAAGALADGGNGTVCLCTGPRCVPPCPVPGTTPPTTSPTQFPFCPQRPPAVGPFPWEQQPPASPRSGSGFPQDAGFLAAAAASPTRNPAAWLAVAAVCSALLLLLQQ from the coding sequence ATGCCGTGTCCGCGGCCGGCGGTCCTGCTCTCCGCGGCCGCGTGGCTGTGGCTGTTCCTGTCGGCCGCCGGCGCGCTGGCGGACGGCGGCAACGGCACGGTGTGCCTGTGCACGGGCCCGCGGTGCGTGCCGCCCTGCCCCGTCCCTGGGACGACGCCGCCGACGACGTCGCCCACGCAGTTCCCCTTCTGCCCGCAGCGGCCGCCGGCGGTGGGGCCCTTCCCGTGGGAGCAGCAGCCGCCGGCGTCgccgaggtcggggtcggggttccCCCAGGACGCGGGCTTCCTCGCGGCAGCTGCGGCGAGCCCCACTAGGAATCCGGCGGCGTGGCTGGCGGTGGCCGCCGTGTGCTCTGCTTTGCTGCTGCTCCTGCAGCAGTGA